CATGTGATCTCTTCCTAAACATATTGTTTAAGAGGTGGTAAAGAAACTTGCATTTTGATGTTGATGTTTGCTGTGCGCCAATGAGACGCAATCTCTGCAGTCAACAAGCACCAGTTTTGGTGGCCTTGACCTACATTAGTGAATTTCAGCACAGCCTGCATGTAAATAGCTGTTCACTGCTTTCTTCTCATCCATCTCTTTCACCTGGTGCTTGAGATATAGGTCAACAAACCACATACTGTTCAGTGGcatatttttacacacacacacacacacacacacacacacacggttgatATCCACTGATATCTATTGTCCATATCTATGtatgtatcaaataaataaatgttacaaatacaAAAATTCATACATAGACTGACTTGAAAACACCTCttatatgattagcatgttttattttctaaattaaagtttttattgcatttttaggaGAAAGTTGAAAAAGTCAAAAACATCAGGATATCATAATGAAGAACAAAAGTtttattaaactttaaactttatatatatataggatgattatttttattttaccttaaaattacatcgacttaattggATTTAAAAATTACTAGGGCtagtgaaatcacgcacctgagggaaatTACCggtgattagagaaccggctttactgacgagatgcgcataacgatcggccgatcgtgatcggagcagccctaaaaattacctgctgtagcacactgaaaaaaaatttagGCCAATGATTATAtctataattttttaacaaataacaattgttatttatttttcaatggttcaagttaaaaaatatagatgtgaatcattaccttaattttttttttaattggacgcatgaaacactttgcatctttgttttatttgcaccaacattatttgattttaacattttggaataatttatttatatagcatacttttatttagtctcacttgtaaagatcttttttttattaaaaaatttttcattttccggttcttaaacaaaatgaaaaaaacaaaaaaaatcaagccaTTTCTCattatttctttttaagtagaaaatcaaatgaccaaaacatAAACGGACCATTCAAGCGCGAATGAAGACCATTTCACAGGGGATGCCaggtgtaaaaaatatatatatattattagaaaaactaaattgaaaatcAAATGCCAAGTTGCCAACCCACCAAATTAATATTAGAATAATCTAATATTCTGGTCCAGCCCCACTAAAAACTTCATacatttctaaaacatattttggTAGAGTAAACTTCTTAAGGCACCTCACATTTACTGTTGCTCAGCGAAATTTAGGGCAAAACAAATGCACACAAGATGTTCAAATTGGTCATGTAAATTCATAGCACTGACACACAGGTGACGTGTATGAAGCGTGCTTCAAACATCTCTACTACAGACAATGGACAGACCTTTTTTGCAACTCTTTAAAATTTCTAATAACTTGGCACATGTGaaaaaagatgtttccttttCTTTGACAAACTGTAATGCAACATCTGCACACAATCACCTACTTCAGCTGACAGCCATTCAACATCATAGCCACTACTCttctcattcccagagacacacacacacaaaactgaaaaACAGGGTATATCAAACCCAGTGGttctcagctacagctaaacgttaacaGGTCTTTACAGAGTTCCAGAAAATCTGGATCCTGAAGTCTAACCAGTTGAGAGCCACTGATCAAACCCATCCTGAGAGATGATATGAGAAAGCAAAGACCCCACACATAACCAAACAAGGATCACGAGTACACACTCTTCCTATCTCTCTCACAAGCGTGCAACTGACCATAGAAGGTGACCAAGAACTAGATGAAAGGTTATAGATAAACTGCACCCACACATGCCACTTTAAGTGCTCTCTTaaacgaacaaacaaatgaaaggtACAGCCAACTAATGTTAGTAGTGCCTGAGGTCAGTCTCAGGGACCATGTGAATGTGTGGTTGAGTGATGCCGTCATCAGTTTGCATTAGAACAAAACACAGTCTAACAGTgaaaaccattcactcttgtgcGGTTCCAAAACTTAGTGTGCTGCCTACACAGACAGCATTTTAAGATTAGTAAGTGCTCTCCTGACATAAATACCATAGGATACCGTTTAACACAAATTCTAAGGCAGGATTAAATTTTTTCTTAATGAAGAAGCAGAGAATGAATTACGGCAAgcccaattaaaaaaataatccaaTTGATATCTCTCTTCCTCTCTGCATTTTTCCTGCTGCTCTAGTTTGTTTAATAATCTAGCTTTCTAATAAACCTGTATGctataaatattgagaaaaaagtCCATGTCTATATTAGCACTGAATACTGCACACTGAACAGTGTGAAATAGATCAACAGACCAATAATCTAGCCTGCGTCCCAATAATCAATATGACAAGATGACTGACAGGTGATTTCACAGTGACAGGACACAAGTATGCAACAGTGTGGCCATTCAAGTCTGTACTTTTTCATTCACAATTAAAGTACgtacttaatataaaaaaatagtaggCAAAATTGGATGccacatttaactttttttatagtAAGtggaaaatatactgtatacaacaataaatgtttcacaATGTTGTCACGATATTATTAAGTTCAATTCAATTTGTTATTATCTAAGAATAAAAGGTGATTACATTTAAAGTGCCACTGTAAATTTTATTTTGCGGTCCACAGTTAGGTTTTGTTGTCCATGCACAGCAGATTATTGACAAGAAAACCTTAATAGAGAAACTTTCCAGGCTGCACACAAAAGCAAACATACAGTATAATCTGATTCACAAATAAGTGGCTCTTATGAACCGCATGTGGTTTctatgtcagtaaaggcggtaacaaatgATATCtaatgtcattgacaggcgactgcactgccccgtgtcaatgtttagaatgggaattttctcataattctaatcagctggacaaaatatgtaacactagcctagtggtttttggatattttactgcaaatatcttacaaattgtacctttaacattaaattgatccaaagtggcagtaaaaatatttataatgttacaaaagattcctatttaaaataaatgcttcaaCTGCACAAATCATGAACAAAAGCACAaggaattaaatatattttcaaacatattaaaatataaacagttttttttaatagtgaTGGATGATACCATATCTTAGTACTTTAAGGCTGATTTACAATACATATCTTGGTATTTTCAACGATTTTCTATTTCACAAAATTAatgattactgtatttttaaacaattaaatgcaGCCATCGAGTTCttaagacttctttaaaaaaaaaaaaaacacttccaaaCCTCAAATTTTCCaaaaatagtatatattttttcaatgtcAAGGAAAGgtcacattgcattgtgggatatacTACTCCTCTTTGTTTGCTCAGTTatatacacattacatgtacacattttcACAAAAAAGCGGAGTGCAAGCACAGTGCATCAACAACAACATACTATAAAAAGAGAAGTCGCCACTGCAAGAATGTTTCCTTTTAAACAGCTGTAAAAAGCAATCATGAAGGAACTTCTATAATCTCATCAAAGCAAACACACTGTTAGCCTCCCTGTAACTACAGGTCTCTGAACAGTACTCCAAATTACATGGTTGCAGTGATGGCACAGCGCATAAAAGCCAATTCTACTGACAGATGAAAATGGAAATGGCAACCGTTCGTGGACAACTTAGTAATCACTGCAGTAATGCAATAAACAACGTCCTGTGAAAATACCGGTCATTTCTTGTTGCAGGGAGTCTGGGGCGCAACAAGCTAATCAAACAGCTGCTGTAATGTCTAGTGAGAGATACCCTggtaattagattaattaaagaGTCTCCCTGCTTAACCTCACAGCCTATATGCCTGACAGCAGAAACACAAATAGCACTGAGACATATTACGCACATGCCCACAAATGCACGGCCTTCAACAGATGTTAGGGAAAAGGCTTCAAATGACCCCATAGCTTAAAATATACATCCTTTCTGGTTCTCCCTACAGCACACACCATTACGTGCCGTCTGAACATGAGACACATGCATAGAAGAGCGATTTACACATATTATGGGATCACCAATGGATGTAAACATGAGGCCTTATTCAAGTAAgcgataacacacacacacacacacacacacacgctcacacccATCCTGCATGTCTCATCTTGTGTTTCAGAAAACCCCTGTCATTTGAGCAGGGAAGCAAAGCAGTACAAGACCTGCAAtcctcacaaacactcacactcacaaagaGGAAAGGTAGGCATGTGGAGCAGGGGTCCCATTTCACAAATGTAATCTGTGGATATAATCACATTTCTTTTGTAAAGCAGAGAGCACAAGGCCAGATGGGTCTCGCATCCATTCCACACAAGGCACATTAATGCAGACTGTGTTCAATTAGGAGTACATCTGGTCAAAAATTTTCTAACTAGGTAAACTAGTCTCAAGTattggtcgaccgatatatcgatatttttcaaatatcggcatcggccgatacatttttctgcttggctgctgtgttcgaggtgggacttttattttgacggtgctGAGAGCGGCAGCGCCTGAgcgcacacaaacttcccagaatgagtgtttacttactttttaattatatttttattaaatatttatttatttgtgaaaaatactgtcatctaaagtataagcatgtttcttgtacatatttatttgtaaatgtcatgattaaaaatctcttaaatattaataatatcatttttattttttatcatgtcGGCTTTATATCGGCTTTCGGCCCCCTGCATTCAAAGATATCAGCAGTCAAAAAACACATATGATGACCACTAGTCTCAAGTATGAAGAGTCATAGGAAACTTCTTCTGCTGATTCTTTTGCTGGCCTGGTCAGGCAAGTTCAGATTTGTATTTGCCCTGCCACAATTTCCACTGGCCCCTATTAAGTTCTactgaaacaaatatataaaatgtaggaCCCTTTTCTCTCTCACCTGGGAAGCAGTGTGAGATGGAGGCTGAACGATGGATCTGAATTAAACTAATATAACTGGATGCCTTGTAcggttttaatcttttaaaattaattcttacttttattcattcattaatttttatCTCAACTGTGACGTTTTTgttctttagaaataaaaataaaaaataatgaatccaTATATTAATTGAAGAACTTGATGGCGCTAAtttgtttatcattttaaatcattCTATCCTTGACTTCCAAGGTTAAAAGATtttattaaattgcattaattatttaacccaaaaaagaaaaaaataataataataataataataattattatatatatatatatatatatataataataataattattatatatatatatatatatatatatatatatatatatatatatatatatatactatgtaaatggggggggggtgttaattaaattaaatttaaaaatttaattaaaataaaaactaaaatcaatcatATTTGGTAATGTCAAATTGAAGTTGTGATAAAAAGAACTTATGTACATTTTTATGTACCGTATGAAATATGGACGTgaccatttattttaaaataaattgttgaataaGAAAGTATCTATACTGAGGGTGGTAGGTATTATGTATTATAAGTAGTCTATTATATCTTTAATACGTTGATTCTTTATTTAGTGTATTTTATGTAACTACAAATATTTAAGCTGACTACAAATATTCTATACATTACcaaaaagtttttaataataataataatagctgatATAGGCCTAATACACTGATACCTACAAAACTCACTCACACTGTGGGAGGTCAGGCTATATTTATCCTTATAGTACAACCCTAAAAACAAAGTGAACTCTAAGAAACAGCTGCACTGGAGCGTTCCAGATCTAAGCAACACCAGGATCTGCCTAGCAGTAGTTTGAAAAGGAAAAAGCTGTCTTATGTAGACAGGAAGCgcttagacagacagacagagagaaggaaAGCATAAGAGTGAAGAAGCGAGAGTGTTTATGGGGATTAAAGCAATGCCAGATGCTGGCTTCAACTATAAACAATCCAGACAAATGATACAATAGCAATGCTAATACTCATCAGAGGCCCATAAAACCAAAAGCTAAATTTAACAAAGGAAACTGAACATTTGCATATTGTTGTGATTTGATTAACAGAGCAACTCAAAGAAAGTGATACTTCTTTAGGCCAGAAATACCCTAAGCAGGTGTGCAAAAGCTTGGctaatgcattgcaaacacatggTCAAATTATACGTACTTAGTGTGCGTTAGTGGCGACAACAAACTTCAGTGCTCGAGAGTGCAAGGGTCGCTCAGTTCATGCGAAGAGCattaacaataactatattagcatccacaccaaagcACAATAAGTGTGCACTTTAATTATGTTGTCTGtcgctttaaatgctcaagctctttaaagaCAGTTGTATTCTGATTGGCGTTATCGTTATAGCCATGGTTAGTAAAACTAGTTCATGTACATGGTGTGAACAGGCCAGTCTGTAAACCTAAAATGTTATTACTCAGGTACCAGTTAACTGGAACTTTCGCAACAAAATTGTATACAAATTATTGCTTCactataatgaaaaaaattacagtaaaagaaGAATTTAATAAGCTAATAAATGTGACAGCGCCCCCAGAGGCAACGCTGAGAAAGCCGCAATTGTAGGTGGTTTACACAACTccattttcaaatataaacaacaaactttaagCGTTTTGGCCTTTCATTTCCACAAAAATGGCGCTTTGGGGGCCTAAAGACGCAAACTTTTGAAAACGtcccaactactggcctggcatgcataatacagtgtTTTTATAGCCctaacaatcaaaacaacaataataatgacaatataaGGATCAATACATAAATACAGTCCAAATGTTCAATAATAACTAATTTACGTATTAACTGTAtgtcaaaaattattttatatttttaaacgttttaaattcattttaaataattaaaaaaaaaaatcattttccaagcttttaaattgcttgttttattttttgtgattattgttctttattattattttactttcttttatctaaagcactttgaattaccattgtgtatgaaatgtgctatataaataaacttgcctaaGATACTACAGTTATCCTACTGTAAAatcataatacattaaaatgataACTATTTCAaacagttgcattttttttttgcgatGACAGCAGTGATCAAAACCACCTCATAAGCAGTAAACTAAATGTGGCTACTATGGtatttttgaagaaaatatggatagttttgaaataaatgtgtgtgtgtgtgtgtgtgtgtgtgtgtgtgtgtgtgtgtgtgacacacccCGAATCAGACTGGGGTAGGGTGACACGTGTAACCCCCTCCAGACAAACAGCCGTTATCCAGCATTGATCCACTTCCCATCAACCACGAGAATAAACTTAATCCTACAGATTATTGCACACACCAGCCGCAAAAACCGAGTTTATTATCAGCAGAACCAAGCACCGAGCACGCAGAAGTCGTCCAACTGCACGCAACCAGCGcataacacacacatgcacgtgaATTCCCTCCTAAACAGTCGCATCTTCGGTCCGTTAACAGGGTGTCGCCGGTCGGAGCGGTTCTAGTCGCAGTTAATCCCATCCTAGGCGTGCTGCTGCTGTAGCCTGTTAGTGTTAGCTAACATCCCGCTCATAACAGCACACTGCGCATCACAAGCAACAGCGTCAAACTCACCGCTTCACGATCCGTGCTCAACTCCTGCGCGGGGATCCTGCGACCGTCACTGCGCCCTGCACGCGATGCTCCTGAAAACTAATATAAACAACAATAGAAAACAACGACAGCCGCGAGCCTTTAACGTTCCAGCAGGAGCGACAAACGAGCGTGTGTCTGTTGATCCACCAGCGGGCGGGGCTTACGGGCTCAGTCTGATACTGCTGCAGTGTTATTGGAGGAGAGTTAATGGGGGCGGGGCTACTGGCTCAGACCTCAACAGAAATAATTGgttcactgatatatttttaatacaaatattgaACAAAACTGTAGTAACATTAATTCAGTCATTCGTTCATTTTTATACAATACCCCTGACCCACACTCATAATTGGTGACAAATCAGTCAAgttcatgttaaattaaaaattaaattaaattacatttttgcatttggcagacgcttttttccaaagcgacttacagtgcattcaggcgatcaatttttacctatcattacTATTATCATTTACTATCATTACCTGTGTTGAGTCGGACATGACATAAATATAatctctgtatgtttttgattcactgaaaagaaccggttcataagagtcatttgtgtgtgaatcatATAACACTGCTTGCTGGTTTCGGATTCATTTAAAAAGTACTGTCTTATAAGGGTTATTATTCGATCGAGAAGTGGGTTACACTTAAAAGTTATACAGTTAACAATGATAAATGGTGTTCGGTTTACACTGTCGAAAAAGTTAACAGAGTTAACAGAGCTGAGCATCATGAAAATCATTTGGTATTTAAATGGAATTTCTTTTGGTTCCCAACACTAATAGCAGCTGCTGGCCTCTTCACACCAGGTAATGGAGATCACCATTAGATCATCTGGAGTTATGGACATGTTTCTGTCATACATGTTACTGTTAAACAGATGCACTGAGGgttaaactaaaaattaaaagtgAACGTTTAAAGAATTCAAAGCCATTTATATGCATTATCCCATTTATGTTtggtaaatgtaaatgattgaaGTGGACGTTTTgaaatatcaatatatttaagTATGTCTCATAGGAAATATTCATGAATGTTCATTGCAAGAGACGTTTAGCCGGAGTATGCTTCCATCCAGTGGTCATTTTATGCACAGCacctggtaaaaataaataaaagctattgCTTTACAATGGTTCAATTCCATTTCAGACCACAAGAAAACTGTAGGTTTCATTATTCTCTAAAATCTATGCTAACTTCAACAGTCTGTTATCTAGTTTGGCAACGGTTTTGGTAAATATTAACTTATATTAACAGCATCACTCTCAGACATGAATCACAGTTATGACAGAAAAGTGGCAAAGAactaatttattcaaataatttgtgtatttatataaatctgTCACTGCTACGGCACATTATCTCACTCCCCAAATTTCAGCTGCCATTCTTTCTGCTGTCCGTGGAGTTCTCTGGCCCTGTTCTTCAGCTCCTCTGCTTTCTGATCATCCTTATCCGTCCCATCACCCAGTTTGTACATGCGACTGGCATTAGCACAGCCCCAAACATGTCCCAGCTCGCAGGCTCGTAGGGCATACTTCAGAGCCAGAGGCATGTTTTTGTCCAGCCCTGGAGATCCCTGGATTAAAAGAGCGCTCAGGTTGAAACAGCTGGGGGAAAAGCCTCCCTCGCAAGCCTTCTCATAGTACTGCCGAGCCACCTTCGCATCAGCTCCCCCCTCCATGGCTCGGCCGTCATGGGCAAGCAGAGCGATGTTGTGACAAGCGTCCACTGATTTCTTCCCTTTGCTGTTACATGCCTTCATAAAATAGGAGTATGCAGTCTTCAAACACTCCGTCACACCACCTGATGTTAAAAGAAGCAGTTGCTTGTTGAAATATAACATATTTACAATAGATTTACAGCATGTAATACATttactaaaatgtattaatatatattttgaataaaaatactcTAAAATTCAGCTATTATATATTGAATGAAGTTTAATTTcagaatattaattattattcaataattaaaaaaaaaatatttctaaatatataaaaaatatatatatttatgatttttgATTAAGCAAATATGTAGCAaattgtttgtcttttttcattgcatccgtatgaattttttaatttattagatttttttcaaaatgtgatttatgttacaattaaaatgaaagtaaTATGAATCAAAAAATCATATGTAGACAAGCTAAAATCACAGGAATTGACTAAAGATTTGCTGTGTTAAAAATCATTAaggaataataatttaatgactaAATTTTGGACTAAATTCTATCTTTAACAAACCTACTGCATCATCTGAAATTCTAAGAAACAAGGAAAAGGAAACAAAGTAAATTATATcatttctattgtttttatttatttatttatttattggcagTGGATAAACAAGGTTTTAGATGATAATACGATAGTATGCTAATTAAGtaataataagtatttattaaatattcagtacatgTGGATATAGTAACTGTGTTTGAATGCATATCAATCAATTATGCAGTCCAGTATGAATTATATTAGTAATGAAAGACAATTATGTAATTAGCATTCTAAACATGATTACCAGGACTTTGACAATGGGATCAAGCTTTTAAGATTAGCATTCTTCTGAATTCTATAATAAATCCTGGCTTCACCTTTGCCGGTGACATGGTAAGCGCCGAGTTTATAGCAGCTCTCTCCGTGGCCATTCACCTCGCAGTTGTGCTTGAGAACCTGAGCTGTGGACTCATAGTTCTTCTTCACACCCTCCAGATAATCAGCCAGCCTCTGACaccctgacaaacacaagacagaCCGAAGAAGATCAGATGAAGCCGTTCAGCACCGCGCGAGAGGGACAGCGCTCGACTGACCTTCAGGATCCTTCTCCCGGTGACACTGATAACTGTACTCCACTCCTAAATTATCCAGAAACTGCTTCACCTCCTGCTCGTCCTCAAAGTTAATCAAGCCGGCCATGTGGGAACAGATTTCCGATCACTTGCATTCACCGGCTGAAGCTCTCACGTCCACAGCTCTTGACCTTGGTCACCGATTAGCTGTGCAAAaacttgcagaaaaaaaaagatttaaaaaaagaaacaataaatgCATCCGTTCAAAGCATAGAGATCCGTTTAGCTGAATTTAGACGTGTTATCAAATATTCACAATTATAAAACACACTGAACGTTACTGAACAACGTGCAGACACTAGCTACACACGCACACAAGCCGGAGATCACTTCCTGCTTCGATCAAAGCACCAACGGGCTTCCGTAGGCCCCGCCCATCTGATTTTGTGAATAGTTTTGTGCAGTTTTGTGTTAAAGCTTTTTGGAGCGAGTTATGTAgctatttatctgaaataaataaatcaatcaattaataaattagtcagaaaaaaatctaaatacttgtAATATTCTTTTTCTGTGCCGCAGTTCAAATTCTTGCATTTAGAGGGCTACATTGAGTACGTTTTCATGGACAACAATAATCCGATATTAAAACGATTAATACTCTGATTAAGAATCTACAATATAAAcagagtcttttttttattaccttaatCCGTTTTAAATCACACTCGAAGTAAATAAAGAGAACAATTAGTTGCTGGAAGTAAATAAGAAAACAGCACCAATAAACTTggggtaattatatatatatatatatatatatatatatatatatatatatatattacattatatcatTACATCATAGTTcggatttatttactttttcacgAAATgggcagacaaaaaaaaaaaaaaaaaaatatatatatatatatatatatatatgaatttttttataataatttaataattattgaaGAAAATAACAACAGGGGATTAAGTAATTTTAGTAAGGGAGATTTGGATATATTATTGAAAATCTATTAGGCTTatgtacatttgaaaaacagGCATGGATAAATTTTATGCAACCTGATGCATCAAAGCAAAT
The genomic region above belongs to Carassius carassius chromosome 18, fCarCar2.1, whole genome shotgun sequence and contains:
- the LOC132091919 gene encoding cytochrome c oxidase assembly factor 7 codes for the protein MAGLINFEDEQEVKQFLDNLGVEYSYQCHREKDPEGCQRLADYLEGVKKNYESTAQVLKHNCEVNGHGESCYKLGAYHVTGKGGVTECLKTAYSYFMKACNSKGKKSVDACHNIALLAHDGRAMEGGADAKVARQYYEKACEGGFSPSCFNLSALLIQGSPGLDKNMPLALKYALRACELGHVWGCANASRMYKLGDGTDKDDQKAEELKNRARELHGQQKEWQLKFGE